Genomic segment of Sebaldella sp. S0638:
TTATTGAGACGAAAAAATAAAGAGCTTGAATTACTCAGGGAAGGTATAGAAATTTGTGTATGGAAGGTGTACCCAGCTAAAACTATAGAGGATGCAGATAGAAAAATATTATTTTTAAAAAGAATACGGAATCAGGTAAATGAATTCAAATAGGAGGAATAAAAAAGTATGAATATAGTGTGCTTAAGTGGTTATATATCTACCCATGAATTAAAACTGCAGCAGACAGAAAGTGGAAAAACTTATTTAAGATTTTCAATAGCAATTTCAAACGGTAAAAATAAAGAAGGAAAAGCATATGATCCTGATTTTATAAATTGTGAAGCATGGGAAGAAAGGGCATTACATATTTCTGAATACTATTCTAAAGGAAAAGGTATAGAAATAACTGGAAAAATAAAACAGGACAAGTGGGAAGATGAAAATGGAAATAAAAGAAATAGATTAAAAGTCTTGGTAGATAGGATAGAATTTCCTAAATCAAATAAAAATGAAAATGGAACTGGAAAGGCGACAGAACCTCATAGTTGGGAACCAGGTGGAGCAGATAACGACACTATAGATGATGACGATTTTCCATTTTAATTAATCAGGAGGTGAAAAGATGATAAAAGAATTTTTATTAAAATTACAAAAGAGGAAGAAAAAGAAGAGTTTAATAGGCTTTGGAGCAAAAAAATGTGAATTAAATAGGAGCGAAGTACCTGTAGTAATGCTAGATTTTCCTTATAAAATATCAGAAGTAGCATTGGAAGTATTGAGACAGGGAAATAAAAAGTTATATATTCAACACTTAAAAAGAG
This window contains:
- a CDS encoding single-stranded DNA-binding protein produces the protein MNIVCLSGYISTHELKLQQTESGKTYLRFSIAISNGKNKEGKAYDPDFINCEAWEERALHISEYYSKGKGIEITGKIKQDKWEDENGNKRNRLKVLVDRIEFPKSNKNENGTGKATEPHSWEPGGADNDTIDDDDFPF